The Buttiauxella selenatireducens genome has a window encoding:
- the csgC gene encoding curli assembly chaperone CsgC has translation MHTLLLLAALGNQLTIDTQQQGNTYTIVPVATLSQDCQCRVKLTALSSGSSGQTNSSQSNNVFIKGNEPTKLSHMSLTLTPGDHVTISVSVTDGKDIHLEKQWSSPDSV, from the coding sequence ATGCATACCTTACTTTTGCTCGCAGCTCTCGGTAACCAACTCACCATTGATACCCAGCAACAGGGAAATACTTACACCATCGTGCCGGTGGCAACACTAAGCCAGGATTGCCAATGCAGAGTCAAACTCACCGCATTAAGTTCCGGTTCTTCCGGGCAAACTAACAGCAGCCAGAGCAATAACGTTTTTATTAAGGGCAATGAACCTACCAAGTTATCGCATATGAGCCTGACGCTCACGCCGGGTGACCACGTGACGATCAGTGTGAGTGTGACTGACGGGAAAGATATTCATTTGGAAAAACAGTGGAGCTCGCCGGACAGTGTGTAA
- the csgA gene encoding curli major subunit CsgA, giving the protein MNFFKIAAIAAVVVSSSAMASDLQFGWPGNGGGHGGNSDPQSTLKVFQHGANNSATALQADARKSTTDIKQYGSGNFADVGQGADDATITLVQKGHANSATLDQWEAKGSTIDVSQYGYKNNATVNQTAAASSVDLTQIGYNNQANLQQH; this is encoded by the coding sequence ATGAACTTTTTCAAAATCGCAGCAATCGCAGCAGTGGTGGTTTCAAGTAGTGCAATGGCATCCGATCTCCAATTTGGCTGGCCTGGTAATGGTGGCGGACACGGCGGTAATAGTGATCCACAATCAACTTTGAAAGTGTTCCAACACGGTGCAAACAACTCTGCAACGGCTCTACAAGCAGATGCCAGAAAATCAACTACCGATATTAAACAATATGGTAGTGGCAACTTTGCTGATGTAGGCCAGGGCGCTGATGATGCAACCATCACATTGGTACAAAAAGGCCACGCTAACAGCGCGACTCTTGACCAATGGGAAGCTAAAGGTTCAACCATTGACGTTAGCCAATACGGCTACAAAAACAATGCCACTGTTAACCAAACAGCCGCTGCGTCCTCTGTTGATTTAACTCAAATTGGTTATAACAACCAAGCGAATCTTCAGCAGCATTAA
- the csgB gene encoding curli minor subunit CsgB, which produces MKNRSLFVMLALLGAPGYVIASNPDLARSEYNFAMNELSRTSLNQAAIVGQQGINNNTTVDQNGTRQLAVVNQAGSGNRANVEQSGSYNFAYVSQSGYGNDADIKQDSFGNAALIIQQGSANRASIIQQGTQKSAVVVQKQSQMAVRVIQR; this is translated from the coding sequence ATGAAGAACAGATCGTTATTTGTGATGTTAGCATTGTTGGGTGCGCCTGGTTATGTTATTGCGAGTAATCCTGATCTTGCACGCTCAGAATATAACTTTGCGATGAATGAATTAAGTAGAACATCGCTAAATCAGGCAGCAATTGTTGGTCAACAAGGTATTAATAATAATACCACTGTTGATCAAAATGGAACCAGGCAGTTAGCGGTTGTGAATCAGGCAGGTTCTGGTAACCGTGCTAACGTCGAACAATCAGGGAGTTACAATTTTGCTTATGTTTCGCAATCAGGCTACGGCAATGATGCAGATATAAAGCAAGACTCGTTTGGTAATGCAGCTCTTATTATCCAGCAAGGTTCTGCTAATAGGGCAAGCATTATTCAACAAGGCACGCAAAAATCAGCAGTTGTAGTACAGAAACAGTCTCAAATGGCCGTACGTGTTATCCAAAGATAA
- the csgD gene encoding biofilm master transcriptional regulator CsgD, whose protein sequence is MFNEVHTMNSQALNAQTLLLITKPSLQATALLQHLKSSLSINGKLHNIQRSLEDVVGNVVVLFDMVEADKKLINYWQDNLSRKHNSIKLLLLNTPEEYQFRDIENWPHINGVFYMSEEEPRVVEGIRGVMAGECYFSQKLASYLINHSGNYRFNNVESSLLTHREKEILNKLRIGASNIEIAQSLFISENTVKTHLYNLFKKISVKNRTQAVSWANDNLRR, encoded by the coding sequence ATGTTTAATGAAGTCCATACTATGAATAGCCAGGCGTTAAATGCTCAAACTTTATTGTTGATCACTAAACCCTCGCTACAAGCAACTGCGTTATTACAGCATCTAAAGTCTTCACTCTCTATCAATGGGAAACTGCATAATATTCAACGCTCTCTGGAAGATGTCGTGGGTAATGTTGTCGTACTTTTTGATATGGTTGAAGCCGATAAAAAGCTGATTAACTATTGGCAAGATAACTTGAGTCGTAAACATAACAGTATTAAGTTGTTGTTATTAAACACTCCTGAAGAGTATCAATTCCGTGATATCGAAAACTGGCCACATATTAATGGCGTGTTTTACATGTCTGAGGAAGAGCCACGTGTGGTGGAAGGAATTCGCGGCGTTATGGCTGGCGAATGCTACTTCTCGCAAAAATTAGCCAGTTATCTGATTAATCACTCAGGAAATTATCGTTTCAATAACGTCGAGTCCTCTCTTTTGACTCACCGTGAAAAGGAAATACTTAATAAATTGCGCATTGGGGCGTCGAATATCGAAATTGCTCAGTCGCTATTTATAAGTGAAAACACGGTAAAAACACATCTCTATAATTTGTTCAAAAAAATATCCGTAAAGAACCGCACTCAGGCGGTTTCATGGGCAAACGATAACCTCAGGCGATAA
- the csgE gene encoding curli production assembly/transport protein CsgE, protein MKLKTALLLASVLICASGGARAVEVEVPGLLTDHTVSSVGHDFYREFSDKWESSFTGNLTINERPSARWGSWITITVDQDVIYQAFLFPSKRDFDRNVNVALVQTEEAINRRQIDKTLLSTGDLTSDEF, encoded by the coding sequence ATGAAATTAAAAACTGCTTTACTGCTGGCGTCAGTACTCATTTGCGCCTCCGGGGGCGCTCGCGCCGTCGAAGTTGAAGTTCCCGGATTATTAACGGATCACACCGTTTCGTCCGTGGGACACGACTTCTATCGTGAGTTTAGTGATAAGTGGGAAAGCAGTTTTACTGGAAATTTAACGATAAATGAGCGACCCAGTGCACGTTGGGGGAGCTGGATAACCATTACCGTCGATCAGGATGTGATTTATCAGGCCTTTTTATTCCCCTCAAAACGTGATTTTGACCGCAACGTCAATGTCGCACTGGTTCAAACCGAAGAAGCGATTAATCGCCGGCAAATTGACAAAACATTGTTAAGTACTGGCGATTTAACTAGCGATGAATTTTAG
- the csgF gene encoding curli production assembly/transport protein CsgF yields MRVTHAVLSLLLISPLAWGGNMTFQFTNPNFGGNPNNGAFLLNSAQAQNSYKDPSFDDNFGIETPSALDNFTQAIQSQLLGGLLSNINTGKPGRMVTNDFIVDIANTDGQLQLNVTDRKTGKVSTIQVAGLQNNSTDF; encoded by the coding sequence ATGCGTGTTACTCATGCAGTTTTGTCTTTACTGCTAATTTCGCCCCTGGCGTGGGGCGGAAATATGACGTTCCAGTTTACCAACCCAAATTTCGGTGGAAACCCTAATAACGGCGCTTTTTTACTTAACTCGGCACAGGCACAGAACTCGTATAAAGACCCCAGTTTTGATGACAACTTTGGCATTGAAACCCCTTCCGCCCTGGATAACTTTACTCAGGCTATTCAGTCTCAGCTTCTTGGCGGGTTGCTTAGCAACATTAATACCGGCAAACCCGGTCGCATGGTCACGAATGATTTCATCGTCGATATTGCTAACACTGACGGGCAGTTGCAGTTAAATGTAACCGACCGCAAAACAGGAAAAGTATCGACTATACAGGTTGCAGGCTTACAAAATAATTCCACTGACTTCTAG
- the csgG gene encoding curli production assembly/transport protein CsgG — MQRLLLIVAVCLLSGCLTAPPKEAAKPTLLPRAQSYRDLTHLPESKGKLFVSVYNIQDETGQFKPYPASNFSTAVPQSATSMLVTALKDSRWFVPLERQGLQNLLNERKIIRAAQENGTVAENNRRPLDSLIAANVMVEGSIIGYESNVKSGGVGARYFGIGGETQYQLDQIAVNLRVVNVSTGEVLSSVNTSKTILSYEVQAGVFRFVDYQRLLEGEIGYTTNEPVMMCLMSAIETGVIYLVNDGINRGLWDLQNPKDINNPILAKYREMSVPPES, encoded by the coding sequence ATGCAGCGTTTACTTCTCATCGTAGCAGTGTGTTTATTAAGTGGTTGTTTAACGGCACCACCTAAAGAAGCTGCGAAACCTACACTTTTGCCTCGCGCGCAAAGTTATCGTGATTTAACCCATTTGCCGGAATCTAAAGGTAAGCTTTTTGTCTCTGTTTACAATATTCAGGATGAAACGGGGCAATTTAAACCTTATCCAGCAAGTAACTTCTCAACCGCTGTGCCACAGAGTGCGACTTCTATGTTGGTCACGGCATTAAAAGACTCACGCTGGTTTGTTCCATTGGAACGTCAGGGTTTGCAGAACCTGTTGAACGAACGCAAGATCATTCGTGCAGCCCAGGAAAATGGCACCGTTGCTGAAAACAACCGTAGACCGTTAGATTCGCTGATAGCAGCAAACGTCATGGTTGAAGGGTCCATTATTGGTTATGAAAGTAATGTGAAATCGGGTGGTGTGGGTGCACGGTATTTTGGTATCGGTGGTGAAACCCAATACCAGCTTGATCAGATTGCAGTGAACTTGCGTGTGGTCAATGTGAGCACCGGTGAAGTGTTGTCTTCGGTCAACACCAGTAAAACTATCTTGTCTTATGAAGTCCAGGCTGGGGTATTCCGTTTCGTTGATTACCAACGGCTGCTGGAAGGTGAAATTGGCTACACCACCAATGAACCTGTCATGATGTGTCTGATGTCTGCAATAGAAACAGGGGTTATTTATCTGGTTAATGATGGTATTAACCGCGGCTTGTGGGATCTACAGAATCCGAAAGATATTAACAACCCGATACTGGCGAAATACAGAGAGATGTCGGTCCCTCCTGAATCCTGA
- a CDS encoding DUF1097 domain-containing protein: MNILISLALTTGILSGLWGWVAVSLGLLSWAGFLGCTAYFACPQGGIKGLFISACTLSSGVLWAQVIIHGSALAPHLEILGYMVTGVVAFLMCVQAKHMLLSFVPGTFIGACATFANQGEWRIVVPSLLLGLVFGFAMKNSGLWLAARKTKSEPG, from the coding sequence ATGAACATACTTATTTCTCTGGCATTGACCACCGGTATTCTCTCAGGCCTCTGGGGTTGGGTTGCGGTGAGTCTCGGCCTTCTCAGTTGGGCAGGGTTCCTCGGTTGTACTGCGTACTTTGCGTGTCCGCAGGGCGGAATCAAGGGGCTTTTCATTTCTGCATGCACGTTATCTAGCGGCGTACTGTGGGCGCAGGTGATCATCCACGGCAGTGCACTGGCACCGCATCTGGAGATCCTGGGCTATATGGTTACGGGCGTCGTGGCATTTTTGATGTGCGTTCAGGCTAAACACATGCTGTTGTCATTCGTGCCAGGGACTTTTATTGGTGCGTGCGCGACCTTTGCAAACCAGGGCGAATGGCGCATTGTCGTTCCGTCTTTGCTGCTGGGTTTGGTGTTCGGCTTTGCGATGAAAAACAGCGGATTATGGCTGGCGGCGCGAAAAACGAAATCTGAGCCCGGGTGA
- a CDS encoding TorD/DmsD family molecular chaperone — translation MNEFSIICRILGSLFYRQPQDPLLVPLLTMIREGKLAEHWPLEQEELLTRLQQSCDPQQLAADYNAMFVGEECSVPPYRSAWEAGSHEGEVREFLKQRGMPLADTPADHFGTLLLAASWLEDQSQEDEFEAQIRLFDDYLMPWCGTFLGKVEAHSTTAFYRTLALISREAIQAMRDELEEESDE, via the coding sequence ATGAATGAGTTTTCAATTATTTGCCGCATTTTAGGATCACTGTTTTACCGTCAACCTCAGGACCCGCTTTTGGTTCCATTATTGACGATGATCCGCGAAGGCAAACTGGCTGAACATTGGCCGCTTGAGCAGGAGGAATTACTGACTCGCCTGCAACAAAGCTGCGATCCTCAGCAACTCGCAGCCGATTACAATGCGATGTTTGTGGGCGAAGAGTGCAGCGTACCGCCGTATCGTTCAGCGTGGGAAGCGGGCAGCCATGAAGGCGAAGTTCGTGAATTTCTGAAACAACGTGGAATGCCGCTTGCAGACACACCTGCGGATCATTTTGGCACCTTGCTGCTGGCAGCCTCGTGGCTGGAAGATCAATCACAAGAAGATGAGTTTGAAGCCCAGATTCGTTTATTTGATGATTACCTGATGCCATGGTGTGGCACTTTCCTCGGGAAAGTTGAAGCGCACTCCACCACTGCGTTTTACCGCACGTTGGCGTTAATTAGCCGTGAAGCCATTCAGGCAATGCGCGACGAGCTTGAAGAAGAGAGTGATGAATAA
- a CDS encoding phosphatase, giving the protein MYPVDLHMHTVASTHAYSTLHDYIAMAKSKGIKLFAITDHGPDMADAPHYWHFVNMRIWPRMVDGVGILRGIEANIKNIAGEIDCTGPMLDSLDLIIAGFHEPVFPPTDSATHTEAMIAAMASGNVHIISHPGNPKFPVDIPAIAQAAAKYNVALELNNSSFTHSRKGSAPNCRAIAAAVRDAGGWLSLGSDSHTAFTLGDFDECRKILAEVEFPEDRILNVSVRRMLGFLESRGMTPIEEFALL; this is encoded by the coding sequence ATGTATCCCGTTGACCTGCATATGCACACCGTCGCCAGTACCCATGCTTACAGTACCCTTCATGACTACATTGCAATGGCGAAAAGCAAAGGTATCAAACTGTTTGCTATCACCGACCATGGGCCGGACATGGCTGATGCCCCGCATTACTGGCATTTTGTGAACATGCGTATTTGGCCGCGAATGGTTGATGGCGTTGGTATTCTGCGTGGTATTGAAGCGAATATTAAAAATATCGCCGGGGAAATTGACTGTACTGGCCCAATGCTGGATTCACTGGATCTGATTATTGCCGGTTTTCATGAGCCTGTTTTTCCTCCAACAGATAGCGCTACCCACACTGAGGCAATGATCGCGGCAATGGCGAGCGGCAACGTTCACATCATTAGCCATCCGGGTAACCCGAAATTCCCGGTCGACATTCCTGCCATTGCCCAAGCGGCAGCAAAATATAATGTCGCGCTGGAGTTGAATAACTCTTCATTTACTCATTCGCGTAAGGGGAGTGCCCCGAACTGTCGTGCTATCGCTGCCGCAGTGCGTGATGCCGGTGGCTGGTTATCGCTAGGGTCTGATTCTCATACTGCATTTACCCTTGGGGATTTCGATGAATGCCGCAAAATTCTGGCAGAAGTTGAGTTCCCGGAAGACCGCATTCTCAATGTTTCAGTGCGTCGTATGCTGGGCTTCCTTGAATCCCGCGGCATGACGCCCATTGAAGAGTTCGCCTTACTGTAG
- the ghrA gene encoding glyoxylate/hydroxypyruvate reductase GhrA — protein MDIIFHHPTFDTQFWLDGMQQQLPGATVRQWHPGDNQPADYALVWHPPVEMLSGRRELKGVFALGAGVDSILSKLQAHPDMLPDGVPLFRLEDTGMALQMQEYAVSQVLHWFRRFDDYQALKQQAKWQPLEDYRREDFTIGLLGAGVLGGKVAESLAAWGFPVRCWSRSKKNYPGVTSYAGTEELSAFLNGTRVLINLLPNTPQTVGIINSQLLEQLADEAFIMNLARGVHLVENDLLAALESGKVKGAMLDVFAKEPLPANSPLWKHPRIAITPHLAAVTRPLEAMEYIAKTIREIEKGESPSGQVSLHNGY, from the coding sequence ATGGACATCATTTTTCATCACCCGACATTTGATACTCAATTTTGGCTCGACGGTATGCAACAGCAACTTCCAGGTGCCACGGTTCGCCAGTGGCATCCCGGTGATAACCAACCCGCTGATTACGCGCTGGTTTGGCATCCACCTGTGGAGATGCTCAGTGGACGTCGTGAGCTCAAAGGCGTGTTCGCGTTAGGGGCGGGTGTAGATTCTATTTTGAGTAAGCTGCAAGCGCATCCTGATATGTTGCCTGATGGTGTGCCGTTATTTCGCCTCGAAGACACTGGAATGGCGCTGCAAATGCAGGAATACGCTGTCAGCCAGGTGCTGCATTGGTTCCGCCGATTTGATGACTATCAGGCCTTAAAGCAGCAGGCTAAATGGCAACCGCTGGAAGATTATCGCCGTGAAGACTTTACCATTGGGTTGCTCGGTGCCGGTGTTTTAGGCGGGAAAGTGGCTGAAAGCCTTGCTGCCTGGGGGTTCCCGGTGCGTTGCTGGAGCCGCAGTAAGAAAAACTATCCAGGTGTCACAAGTTACGCCGGCACAGAAGAGTTGAGTGCTTTCCTTAATGGCACGCGCGTGTTAATCAACCTGTTACCGAATACGCCACAAACCGTGGGCATCATCAACAGCCAACTGCTTGAGCAGCTGGCCGATGAGGCGTTTATCATGAACCTTGCTCGTGGTGTGCATCTGGTCGAAAACGATCTGCTGGCGGCACTTGAGAGCGGCAAAGTGAAAGGCGCGATGCTCGACGTGTTCGCGAAAGAACCTCTCCCTGCAAATAGCCCTTTGTGGAAACATCCTCGCATTGCCATCACACCGCACCTGGCTGCGGTGACTCGGCCGCTGGAAGCAATGGAATATATTGCGAAAACCATTCGTGAAATTGAAAAGGGTGAGTCCCCGAGCGGGCAGGTCTCTTTGCATAACGGTTATTAA
- the chbG gene encoding chitin disaccharide deacetylase, whose product MDKLLIVNADDFGLCKAQNYGIIDAYINGVVTSTTAMVNAHGIEHAVALSAKHPGLAIGMHFVLTLGRPISAMPGLTDEKGELGKWIWQRAEENTLPLAEIEHELACQFARFIELFGRAPTHIDSHHHVHMIPQIYSIVEAFAKAKGLPVRFDYDAARTGEIELHGVKTTQGFDSGFYGEQITESLFLDTLERSMTRGEQSLEVMCHPSFIDNTILASKYCYPRLAELDVLTSASLKYAIAERGYRLGTFKDL is encoded by the coding sequence ATGGATAAGTTATTAATTGTTAACGCGGACGATTTTGGGCTTTGCAAAGCGCAAAATTATGGAATTATCGATGCTTACATCAACGGTGTGGTGACATCGACCACCGCGATGGTTAACGCTCATGGCATCGAACATGCCGTTGCGTTAAGTGCTAAACATCCTGGACTGGCGATTGGCATGCACTTTGTGCTGACGCTAGGGCGCCCGATATCGGCTATGCCGGGGCTGACGGATGAAAAGGGCGAGTTAGGGAAATGGATTTGGCAACGTGCCGAAGAAAACACCTTACCGCTGGCAGAAATTGAACACGAGCTGGCATGCCAGTTTGCGAGATTCATCGAATTATTTGGTCGTGCGCCGACGCACATCGACAGCCATCACCATGTCCATATGATCCCGCAGATCTATTCAATTGTTGAAGCCTTCGCGAAGGCGAAAGGTCTTCCAGTACGCTTTGACTACGATGCGGCCAGAACGGGTGAGATTGAGCTGCACGGAGTTAAAACTACGCAAGGTTTTGATAGCGGCTTTTATGGTGAGCAAATAACGGAATCGCTGTTTCTCGATACGTTAGAGAGATCAATGACTCGAGGTGAGCAATCGTTAGAGGTGATGTGTCATCCTTCGTTTATCGATAACACGATTCTTGCCAGCAAGTACTGTTATCCGCGCCTGGCTGAACTGGATGTCTTAACTTCCGCTTCGCTTAAATATGCGATTGCAGAACGCGGGTATCGCCTGGGAACGTTCAAAGATCTGTAA
- a CDS encoding 6-phospho-beta-glucosidase yields the protein MSKKLKVVTIGGGSSYTPELLEGFIKRYEELPITELWLVDVEAGKEKQDIIFDLCLRMIERAGVPIALYKTLDRREALVDADFVTTQLRVGQLKARELDERIPLGYGYLGQETNGAGGLFKGLRTIPVIFDIINDVKEICPDAWVINFTNPAGMVTEAVYRHTDFKKFIGVCNIPVGMKMFIKDVLKLKPTDELNIDLFGLNHMVFIRDVLVNGTSRFDELLDGVAAGTLTAGSVKNIFDLPFSEGLIRSLRLLPCSYLLYYFKQKEMLAIEMGEFYKGGARATVVQKVEKQLFELYKDPALNVKPKELELRGGAYYSDAACEVISDIYNDKQSEHYVNVPHHGHVDNIPADWAVEMTCTIGRDGATPSSRITHFDEKVLGLIYTIKGFEVAASEAALSGNFNDVLLALNLSPLIHSDKDAEKIARDMLLAHEANLPNFAQAIAALK from the coding sequence ATGAGTAAAAAATTGAAAGTCGTCACAATTGGTGGTGGGAGCAGCTATACCCCTGAATTACTCGAAGGTTTTATTAAACGTTACGAAGAATTGCCGATCACTGAATTATGGTTGGTCGATGTTGAGGCCGGTAAAGAGAAACAAGATATTATCTTTGATCTTTGCTTGCGCATGATTGAACGCGCTGGTGTGCCGATTGCGCTATATAAAACCCTCGATCGTCGCGAAGCGCTGGTGGATGCCGACTTTGTTACCACGCAATTGCGTGTTGGCCAACTGAAAGCCCGTGAACTCGATGAGCGCATTCCGCTGGGTTACGGCTACTTAGGTCAGGAAACAAACGGGGCAGGCGGTTTGTTTAAAGGCCTGCGTACTATTCCCGTGATTTTTGACATTATTAACGACGTGAAAGAAATCTGCCCTGACGCGTGGGTGATTAACTTCACCAACCCGGCCGGCATGGTGACTGAAGCCGTGTATCGCCACACCGATTTCAAGAAATTCATTGGCGTGTGCAACATCCCAGTGGGCATGAAAATGTTCATTAAAGATGTGTTAAAACTCAAGCCAACCGATGAATTGAATATCGACTTGTTCGGTCTGAACCACATGGTGTTCATCAGAGATGTGCTGGTCAACGGAACCTCTCGCTTTGACGAACTGCTGGATGGCGTGGCCGCCGGTACACTGACCGCGGGCTCGGTGAAAAACATCTTTGATCTGCCATTCAGCGAAGGCTTGATTCGTTCCTTGCGTCTGCTGCCATGCTCTTATTTGCTCTACTACTTTAAGCAAAAAGAGATGCTGGCTATCGAAATGGGTGAATTCTACAAAGGCGGCGCGCGAGCAACTGTCGTTCAGAAAGTGGAAAAGCAACTGTTCGAGCTGTACAAAGATCCGGCGCTGAATGTTAAACCGAAAGAACTGGAGCTGCGTGGTGGGGCTTACTATTCTGACGCGGCTTGTGAAGTGATCAGCGACATCTATAACGACAAGCAAAGCGAGCATTACGTTAACGTGCCGCATCACGGCCATGTTGATAATATTCCAGCTGATTGGGCGGTCGAAATGACCTGTACTATCGGTCGCGATGGCGCAACGCCGAGTTCGCGCATCACCCATTTTGATGAAAAAGTGTTGGGCCTGATTTACACCATCAAAGGTTTTGAAGTTGCGGCAAGCGAAGCGGCTTTGAGCGGTAACTTTAACGATGTGCTACTGGCGCTGAACTTGAGCCCACTCATCCATTCCGACAAAGATGCTGAGAAAATTGCCCGCGACATGCTGCTCGCGCACGAAGCAAATCTACCAAACTTTGCGCAGGCAATCGCTGCACTTAAATAA
- the chbR gene encoding transcriptional regulator ChbR, with protein MQPPVISMEISTARESQLFDGQHFHMFIHNKVESVSGLHQHDYYEFTVVLTGRYYQEINGKRVLLERGSFVFIPLGSYHQSFYDFGATRILNVGISKAFFEQHYLPLFPAYFIASQVYQIKNEFLTYIESVTASLNFRQGEFNEFLEMVTFYIVNRLRHHKESESGGDIPAWLKNTVEQMHGKSMFGDKALVNMVELSGKSQEYLTRATQRHYGKTPMQIINEIRINFAKKQLEITNYSVTDIAFESGYSSASMFIKNFKKLTSFTPQHYRKQLYSIK; from the coding sequence ATGCAGCCACCGGTAATCAGTATGGAAATCAGTACGGCACGTGAGAGTCAACTTTTTGATGGTCAACATTTCCACATGTTCATCCACAACAAAGTCGAAAGTGTCTCCGGGCTGCACCAACATGATTATTATGAGTTCACGGTGGTACTAACCGGGCGTTATTACCAGGAAATTAACGGTAAGCGCGTGCTGCTGGAAAGAGGAAGTTTTGTTTTCATTCCGCTGGGTTCTTATCATCAAAGCTTTTATGACTTTGGTGCTACCCGGATCCTGAATGTCGGTATCAGCAAGGCTTTTTTTGAACAGCATTATTTACCGTTATTTCCAGCCTATTTTATTGCTTCACAGGTTTATCAGATTAAGAACGAATTTCTGACTTATATTGAATCTGTGACGGCCTCATTAAACTTCCGTCAGGGTGAGTTTAATGAATTTCTTGAGATGGTGACGTTTTATATTGTTAATCGTCTGCGCCATCATAAAGAATCAGAATCAGGGGGGGATATTCCCGCCTGGCTGAAAAACACCGTTGAGCAGATGCATGGTAAATCAATGTTCGGTGATAAAGCATTAGTGAACATGGTTGAGTTGTCTGGAAAGTCGCAGGAGTACTTAACCCGCGCCACACAACGCCATTACGGTAAAACACCGATGCAAATTATCAATGAGATAAGAATTAATTTTGCCAAGAAACAACTGGAGATTACCAACTATTCTGTCACCGATATCGCTTTCGAGTCAGGTTACAGTAGCGCCAGTATGTTTATTAAAAACTTTAAAAAGTTAACGTCATTTACACCGCAGCATTATCGGAAGCAGTTATACAGCATTAAATAA
- the chbA gene encoding PTS N,N'-diacetylchitobiose transporter subunit IIA — MFNLDNAVDNEVDTNDLEEVVMGLIINSGQARSLAYAALKIAKAGDFEKAWELMGQSREALNEAHLVQTKLIEGDQGEGKTKVSLVLVHAQDHLMTSMLARELVTELIELHEKIK, encoded by the coding sequence ATGTTTAACTTAGATAACGCTGTAGATAATGAAGTCGATACCAACGACCTTGAAGAAGTTGTAATGGGTTTAATCATCAATTCCGGCCAGGCGCGCAGCCTTGCGTATGCAGCACTGAAAATCGCTAAAGCAGGCGATTTTGAAAAAGCCTGGGAATTGATGGGGCAGTCTCGTGAAGCGCTGAATGAAGCCCACCTGGTGCAAACTAAACTGATTGAAGGTGACCAGGGCGAAGGCAAAACCAAAGTTAGTCTGGTGCTGGTTCATGCACAAGATCACCTGATGACCTCCATGCTGGCACGTGAGTTGGTCACAGAACTTATTGAGCTTCATGAAAAAATAAAATAA